The genomic stretch TTAACAAGGAAAGAGAATTTATTATGGAAGGAAAAATTCTGGCGGGAAAACGCGCCATCGTTACCGGCGCATCGGCAGGCATGGGCGCCGCCATAGCCCTTCGCTACGCCGAGGCGGGGGCCGACATATGGGCCGCCGGCGGCTCTGATGCCGAGGGACTAAAAGACACGATTGATCGTTGCGCCGCCCTGGGTGTAAAGGCGGGTGGAAAGGGATACGACTTCACCCAAGCCGCCACAGCAAGCGAATGTGTCCGCGAGGGAGCCGAGTTTATGGGCGGCCTCGATATTTTGGTCAATTGCGCTGGCGGGCGGGTGTTCAAGCCCCTCGCCGAGACCTCGGATGAGGAAATCGACTTCATCTTTGACCTTAATACGAGATCGATCATTCTTGCCTGCCGCGAGGCGATTCGCATCATGACTCCCCAGGGAAGCGGACACATCGTCAACATGGGCTCGATCGCGGGAGAGAACGCGAGCGCCGACCGCTCGCTCTACTGCTCGACGAAAGCCGCCGTCCATTCGCTCACCAGATGCCTCGCCATCGAGTTGGGCCCCCTCGGCATTCAAGTGAATTGCCTGGCGCCCGGCATCGTGAATAGTGGCAGTGTCAAAAAACGCCTCGACGCGAATCCCGATTTTGCAGAGATGAGAAGGGGCCAAGTACCCCTTGGCCTGATCGCTGGGCCCGAAACTATCGCCGCCGCCGCATTGTTTGTTGTATCGCCCGAGAACAACTACATGAGCGGCGCCATTGTCGCCCTGGATGGAGCGGCGGGCGCATAAAAATGAAAAAACGATATGCTCTGATTCTCACTTTTTCTATGCTAGTGGCTGACCACACAGCCGCGTTAGCCCTCGCCGCCCCTGGCGATAAAATAGGACCGCCAACCACCCATCAGACAATCGGAATCTCCCTCCCCGGTAAGGTGGCGTGGCTCCTCGCCCTCAAGGGGGGCAAAAAAGATACCCTTCTCGCACTCATGAATTCCGGTGTCCTCTACCGCATAGCCCCCGCCGGCGGAAAACTGCGCCC from Nitrospinaceae bacterium encodes the following:
- a CDS encoding SDR family oxidoreductase, producing MEGKILAGKRAIVTGASAGMGAAIALRYAEAGADIWAAGGSDAEGLKDTIDRCAALGVKAGGKGYDFTQAATASECVREGAEFMGGLDILVNCAGGRVFKPLAETSDEEIDFIFDLNTRSIILACREAIRIMTPQGSGHIVNMGSIAGENASADRSLYCSTKAAVHSLTRCLAIELGPLGIQVNCLAPGIVNSGSVKKRLDANPDFAEMRRGQVPLGLIAGPETIAAAALFVVSPENNYMSGAIVALDGAAGA